The following are encoded together in the Candidatus Tumulicola sp. genome:
- a CDS encoding type III pantothenate kinase has translation MLLTIDAGNSEIKLGCFDRAGTLTATWRVTTDVRRTPDEYATLFRQLFAQGGIDPHAVAAAAVASVVPKLDPVFDEVCRSAFGVTPAFLHPETQTVIPVRTAYPSQSGADLVAAAIGGRARFGAPLIVVCYGTASVFVAVAADGAYDGVAIAPGIAISIDALIARTAKLPQVALDSPNSAIGRTTEDALRSGIVYGFAGQTDAIVSRMRDELGGNARVVATGGLAELFARHTSTVQEVDPHLSLRGLQLFHASLED, from the coding sequence ATGCTCTTGACCATCGATGCGGGAAATAGCGAGATCAAACTCGGTTGTTTCGATCGGGCCGGCACGTTGACCGCGACATGGCGCGTGACGACCGACGTGCGCCGGACCCCCGACGAATACGCGACGTTGTTTCGACAGTTGTTCGCGCAAGGCGGAATCGATCCGCACGCAGTCGCTGCCGCGGCCGTCGCCAGCGTCGTGCCGAAACTCGATCCGGTCTTTGACGAAGTCTGTCGCAGCGCGTTCGGTGTAACGCCGGCCTTCTTGCATCCGGAGACGCAAACCGTCATCCCGGTTCGCACGGCATACCCATCGCAGTCCGGAGCGGATTTGGTAGCGGCCGCCATCGGCGGGCGCGCGCGGTTCGGCGCGCCGCTCATCGTCGTGTGTTACGGCACCGCATCGGTGTTCGTCGCGGTCGCCGCCGACGGTGCCTACGATGGCGTGGCGATCGCGCCGGGCATCGCGATCTCGATCGACGCGCTGATTGCCCGCACCGCCAAACTGCCGCAGGTCGCCCTCGATTCGCCGAACTCTGCGATCGGCCGGACGACCGAAGACGCGTTGCGTTCCGGCATCGTGTACGGTTTCGCAGGTCAGACCGATGCGATCGTATCGCGCATGCGTGACGAACTCGGCGGAAACGCGCGCGTCGTCGCGACCGGTGGGTTGGCCGAACTGTTCGCACGCCATACCTCGACCGTGCAAGAGGTCGATCCGCATCTCAGCCTGCGCGGTTTACAACTCTTCCACGCATCGCTGGAGGACTGA
- the lexA gene encoding transcriptional repressor LexA, producing the protein MAGSTGERPATEKQTQVLAAIDAFRAEHGYPPSVREIGQRVGLSSTSTIHAHLKALERRGLISRDPTKPRALRSSSLDQQPIRDSVLLPIVGKVAAGVPITAAENIEGDFLLSADFVPRASDAFMLRVQGDSMIDAAILDGDLLVVRPRRTAENGEIVVAMLDGEATVKRYYRETGRVRLQPENPSMAPIYASDVEILGRVEAVVRRL; encoded by the coding sequence ATGGCTGGATCGACCGGCGAACGGCCTGCGACCGAAAAGCAGACGCAGGTTCTGGCAGCGATCGACGCCTTCAGGGCCGAGCACGGCTACCCGCCGTCGGTTCGTGAGATCGGCCAGCGGGTCGGCCTGTCGTCCACCTCGACGATCCACGCCCATTTGAAAGCGCTCGAACGTCGCGGGTTGATCTCGCGCGATCCTACCAAGCCTCGAGCGCTGCGTTCGAGCAGCTTGGATCAGCAACCGATTCGCGACAGCGTCCTGCTGCCGATCGTCGGAAAGGTCGCCGCCGGCGTGCCAATCACTGCGGCCGAAAATATCGAGGGCGATTTCTTGCTCTCGGCCGATTTCGTCCCGCGCGCGTCGGACGCGTTCATGCTGCGCGTCCAGGGCGACTCGATGATCGACGCGGCGATTTTGGATGGCGACCTCTTAGTCGTCCGGCCCCGCCGTACGGCCGAAAACGGCGAAATCGTAGTCGCCATGCTCGACGGCGAGGCGACCGTCAAGCGCTACTACCGGGAGACGGGTCGCGTCCGATTGCAGCCGGAGAATCCGAGCATGGCGCCAATCTACGCGAGCGATGTCGAGATCCTCGGCCGAGTCGAGGCCGTCGTCCGGCGCTTATAG
- the coaBC gene encoding bifunctional phosphopantothenoylcysteine decarboxylase/phosphopantothenate--cysteine ligase CoaBC yields the protein MNGARVFLGVTGGIAAYKAAALTSAMVQRGAEVDVVMTAEAERFVGALTFSSLTARPVFTSLWDAPEEIPHIRLVRAANVAAIVPATANIIAKLASGIADDLLTTAILAARIPILIAPAMNSAMYEHAATQANLAILAARGYEIVEPERGFLAERETGTGRLANEERLLDAIERAIARRRSLAGKRVAITAGPTREAFDPVRFLSNASTGATGIALAREAALRGALVTLLLGPTQLQPPPGVEIVRVTTARELMDAALEHAAGADLVIATAAVADWRPRVEQAQKLKKGDDVQTLEVVANPDVLAELGRRKGGGFLVGFAAETENFEANAREKLERKHLDAIAVNDVGGERGFGAGENTLTLLWGNDGRRELGTADKSTLAARLLNAVEELMRCS from the coding sequence ATGAACGGCGCGCGCGTTTTTTTGGGCGTCACCGGTGGGATCGCCGCGTACAAGGCGGCGGCTCTCACGAGTGCCATGGTGCAACGCGGCGCCGAAGTGGATGTCGTGATGACGGCCGAAGCGGAGCGTTTCGTCGGCGCGCTCACGTTTTCGTCGCTCACCGCACGACCGGTCTTTACGTCGTTGTGGGACGCACCCGAAGAGATCCCGCATATCCGGCTGGTTCGGGCGGCGAACGTCGCGGCGATCGTTCCGGCTACTGCCAACATCATCGCGAAACTTGCGTCGGGCATCGCCGACGATCTCTTGACGACCGCGATCTTGGCGGCTCGCATTCCGATTCTGATCGCGCCCGCGATGAACTCCGCCATGTACGAACACGCTGCGACGCAAGCCAATCTTGCGATTTTGGCGGCGCGCGGCTACGAAATCGTCGAGCCGGAGCGCGGATTTCTGGCCGAGCGCGAAACCGGCACGGGACGCCTCGCGAATGAGGAGCGATTGCTCGATGCGATCGAACGCGCCATCGCCCGGCGACGTTCGCTGGCCGGTAAACGCGTCGCGATTACGGCCGGCCCGACTCGCGAAGCGTTCGACCCCGTGCGGTTTTTAAGTAACGCGTCGACCGGCGCGACCGGAATCGCGTTGGCTCGCGAGGCGGCGTTGCGCGGGGCGTTAGTCACCTTACTCCTGGGACCCACCCAGCTGCAACCGCCTCCGGGCGTCGAGATCGTTCGCGTAACGACGGCGCGGGAACTGATGGACGCCGCACTAGAACATGCCGCCGGCGCCGATCTCGTCATCGCGACCGCAGCGGTCGCCGATTGGCGGCCGCGCGTCGAGCAGGCGCAGAAATTGAAAAAAGGCGACGACGTGCAGACGCTCGAGGTGGTCGCCAATCCCGACGTGCTGGCCGAGTTGGGACGCCGCAAAGGCGGCGGTTTTTTGGTCGGATTTGCGGCCGAAACCGAAAACTTTGAAGCCAACGCGCGCGAAAAACTCGAACGCAAGCACCTGGATGCGATCGCCGTTAACGACGTCGGTGGCGAACGGGGATTCGGGGCTGGAGAAAACACGCTGACCCTGTTGTGGGGCAACGACGGACGCCGGGAGTTGGGTACTGCGGACAAATCGACGCTTGCGGCGCGGCTGTTGAATGCCGTCGAGGAGTTGATGCGATGCTCTTGA
- a CDS encoding FHA domain-containing protein, giving the protein MWMYLLEVLSGPLDGKTWPFEREITIGRDDAVAAACISLDRYVSRRHARVRIIEKGAIVLTDLDSRNGVKLDGQPVQGDACLAVGLPFTIGRTVLRVTRA; this is encoded by the coding sequence ATGTGGATGTACTTGCTCGAGGTCCTAAGCGGCCCGCTGGACGGTAAAACGTGGCCGTTCGAACGTGAGATCACGATCGGGCGGGACGACGCGGTCGCGGCGGCCTGTATTTCCTTGGATCGCTACGTTTCGAGACGGCACGCGCGCGTGCGCATCATCGAAAAGGGCGCGATCGTCCTCACCGATCTGGACAGTCGAAACGGCGTCAAACTCGACGGCCAGCCCGTCCAGGGCGACGCGTGTCTGGCTGTCGGGCTTCCGTTCACAATAGGACGCACCGTCCTGCGGGTGACGCGAGCGTAA
- the panC gene encoding pantoate--beta-alanine ligase, which translates to MQLVTTIEAARATFAALPRPLGFVPTMGALHEGHLELVRTARERCASVGVSIFVNPLQFGPQEDFAAYPRDLERDRAALAAAGVDVLFAPDPAAMYPPGFSTVIDPGPAGVTFEGAVRPGHFSGVATVVAKLLHVAEPDILLLGQKDAQQTVVLRRMISDLAFGVDVAIVPTVREPDGLALSSRNAYLNETQRSAAPSLHRALEAMRDELLRGAPKERARAVAERVLSEPGVAGYFDAVDATTFETLDHIDRAAFVIGAARFGTTRLIDNLLVEPKG; encoded by the coding sequence ATGCAGCTCGTTACAACGATCGAAGCGGCGCGCGCCACGTTCGCAGCGCTCCCCCGTCCGCTCGGTTTTGTTCCGACGATGGGTGCTTTGCATGAAGGCCATCTAGAATTGGTGCGCACCGCGCGCGAGCGCTGCGCGTCGGTTGGCGTGTCGATCTTCGTCAACCCGCTGCAGTTCGGTCCGCAAGAAGATTTTGCGGCGTATCCGCGCGACCTCGAACGCGATCGCGCGGCACTGGCCGCTGCCGGCGTGGACGTGCTGTTCGCTCCCGACCCCGCTGCGATGTATCCGCCCGGCTTCAGCACCGTCATCGATCCGGGTCCGGCCGGCGTGACGTTCGAAGGCGCGGTGCGTCCCGGACATTTCAGCGGCGTCGCCACCGTCGTGGCGAAGTTGCTGCACGTCGCCGAGCCCGACATCTTGCTGTTGGGGCAAAAGGACGCGCAACAAACCGTGGTGTTGCGGCGCATGATCTCCGACCTCGCGTTCGGCGTGGACGTCGCGATCGTTCCGACCGTGCGAGAGCCCGATGGATTGGCGCTCTCGAGCCGGAACGCATATCTCAACGAAACGCAACGGTCGGCGGCGCCATCGTTGCATCGCGCGCTCGAAGCGATGCGCGACGAATTGCTGCGCGGTGCGCCCAAAGAGCGTGCGCGCGCCGTGGCCGAACGGGTCTTGTCCGAACCGGGGGTAGCGGGTTATTTCGACGCCGTCGACGCGACGACGTTCGAAACGCTCGACCACATCGATCGTGCGGCGTTCGTCATTGGAGCCGCTCGCTTTGGAACGACCCGGCTGATCGATAACCTGCTGGTCGAACCGAAGGGTTAA
- a CDS encoding PTS transporter subunit EIIC — translation MRRLGDWPFVVAVREALPWSIGGLAVAFVAVLFVQPAALGHSSSLGLRIAGALLPAFGVMAAVLAVALPLRFARCARYAPIPMVAGSALAFLAALPHRGAPDVVAYLRAVGPSGLFLAMMACGLTAFFAWLLRSRESVARQWLAAATAIAFFLGLALLGVVPSALIAEAMHPIARMGDSYLALVVIVLAQSLLWSAGVHGPALLATIVTPVYLTMQMQNTHAYSSHSPLPFIVVTSLFLFVFPGGSGSTLPLAAMLSFSRVKHLRRIGRLTILPALCNINDPLIFGLPIVFNPYLIVPFILAPLILATLTYAAVAFGFVARAAFYVPSSIPSFVSAYVATQDVRSVALVAINIGIATLVYYPFVRAYERHLESTLSV, via the coding sequence ATGCGCCGCCTCGGAGACTGGCCCTTCGTCGTCGCCGTGCGCGAGGCGCTCCCCTGGAGTATCGGTGGTCTAGCCGTCGCCTTCGTCGCGGTGTTGTTCGTGCAGCCCGCGGCTCTCGGTCACAGCTCGTCCCTTGGATTACGCATCGCCGGCGCGCTGCTGCCCGCCTTCGGCGTAATGGCGGCCGTTCTGGCGGTCGCACTACCGTTGCGATTTGCCAGGTGTGCGCGCTACGCGCCCATCCCGATGGTCGCCGGCAGCGCGTTGGCTTTTTTGGCTGCGTTGCCGCATCGCGGAGCTCCCGATGTCGTCGCGTATCTGCGCGCGGTCGGTCCTTCGGGTTTGTTTTTGGCGATGATGGCGTGCGGTCTAACGGCCTTTTTCGCGTGGTTGCTGCGGTCGCGCGAATCGGTCGCTCGTCAATGGCTCGCTGCGGCAACGGCGATAGCGTTTTTCCTGGGACTCGCGCTGCTTGGGGTCGTTCCGTCGGCCCTTATTGCCGAGGCGATGCACCCGATCGCACGCATGGGCGATTCTTACCTCGCGCTGGTGGTCATCGTGCTCGCCCAATCGCTGTTGTGGTCGGCCGGGGTCCACGGACCGGCATTGCTGGCTACGATCGTGACGCCGGTCTATCTGACGATGCAGATGCAAAACACGCACGCATATTCCTCACACTCGCCATTGCCGTTCATCGTGGTCACGTCGTTGTTTCTATTCGTTTTCCCGGGAGGATCGGGGTCGACGCTGCCGTTGGCTGCGATGCTGTCGTTTTCGCGCGTCAAACATCTGCGGAGGATCGGCCGTCTGACGATTCTTCCGGCGCTATGTAACATCAACGACCCGCTGATCTTTGGCTTGCCGATCGTCTTCAATCCATATCTCATCGTGCCGTTTATCCTCGCTCCGCTGATTCTCGCGACGCTGACGTACGCAGCCGTCGCGTTCGGCTTCGTCGCGCGCGCGGCGTTTTACGTGCCGTCGTCGATTCCGTCGTTCGTTTCGGCGTATGTAGCGACCCAGGACGTACGATCCGTCGCATTGGTAGCGATCAACATCGGCATCGCGACGCTCGTGTATTACCCATTCGTCCGCGCGTACGAACGCCATCTGGAAAGCACTCTCAGCGTATGA
- a CDS encoding methionine gamma-lyase family protein: MSLHRMCDRLSLPSALRLAAERAHERTRDIVYDAQREVALNVLDAFLAQGIAESDLTGTFGYGYDDAARATYEALLARIFGTERVLARLSIVSGTHAIVVALAACAPSGSGILAATGRPYDTLRNAIVDDPRSLVARGRRYREIALCDDGTVDTGALQRALSEERASVVFLQRSRGYAPRRSIPVDECARAVRAVKAIDPDALVLIDNCYGELVEEREPTHAGADAIMGSLIKNLGGSIAPGGGYIAGTAAVVDRVAAYLYAPGLGDALGPTLGFGRAFVQGLFLAPAVVEQCLRGLDFAAALFDELGFAVDPQPGERRTDIVQAIRLGSSERLLRFAAGLQSAMPLNARFRPEPGPVPGYRDPVVMSGGAFVAGATIELSCDAPLRPPFDVYLQGGTSADHVRFGALSAAKSVAEL; encoded by the coding sequence ATGAGCCTCCACCGTATGTGCGATCGCTTGTCGCTGCCGTCCGCACTTCGCCTGGCTGCCGAACGCGCGCACGAACGGACGCGCGATATCGTATACGACGCGCAGCGCGAGGTTGCGCTCAACGTGCTCGATGCCTTTCTCGCGCAAGGCATCGCGGAGAGCGATCTAACCGGTACGTTCGGATACGGGTACGACGACGCGGCGCGCGCTACGTACGAGGCGCTCCTCGCGCGCATTTTTGGCACCGAGCGCGTTCTGGCGCGTCTCTCGATCGTGAGCGGTACGCACGCCATCGTCGTCGCATTAGCTGCATGCGCGCCCTCGGGCAGCGGCATTCTGGCCGCAACCGGACGTCCGTACGACACGTTGCGTAACGCGATCGTCGACGATCCGCGCTCCCTGGTCGCGCGCGGCCGGCGCTATCGCGAGATCGCCCTGTGCGACGACGGAACGGTCGACACCGGCGCGCTCCAACGCGCGCTGTCCGAAGAGCGTGCTTCGGTCGTCTTCTTGCAACGTTCGCGCGGATACGCGCCGCGCCGGTCGATTCCGGTCGACGAATGTGCGCGCGCCGTTCGCGCGGTCAAAGCGATCGATCCCGATGCGTTGGTGCTGATCGATAACTGTTACGGCGAACTGGTCGAGGAACGCGAACCGACGCATGCCGGCGCGGATGCAATCATGGGTTCGTTAATTAAGAATCTCGGCGGCTCGATCGCGCCGGGCGGAGGATATATCGCCGGTACGGCCGCCGTCGTCGATCGCGTCGCCGCCTATCTCTACGCGCCGGGCTTAGGGGATGCGTTGGGGCCGACACTTGGATTCGGCCGGGCGTTCGTGCAAGGGCTTTTTCTCGCACCGGCCGTCGTCGAACAATGCTTACGCGGCCTGGATTTTGCGGCCGCGCTTTTTGACGAACTCGGCTTCGCCGTCGATCCGCAACCGGGGGAACGCCGCACCGATATCGTTCAGGCCATTCGTTTGGGCTCGTCCGAGCGATTGTTGCGGTTCGCGGCCGGTTTGCAATCCGCGATGCCATTGAACGCGCGGTTCCGGCCCGAGCCCGGTCCCGTCCCGGGCTACCGCGACCCGGTCGTCATGTCGGGCGGTGCGTTCGTAGCCGGGGCAACCATCGAACTCTCGTGCGATGCGCCGTTGCGCCCACCGTTCGACGTGTACTTGCAGGGCGGAACGTCGGCCGATCACGTACGCTTCGGCGCTCTGTCGGCGGCGAAGTCCGTGGCGGAATTGTGA
- a CDS encoding LysM peptidoglycan-binding domain-containing protein, producing the protein MVRRKRFTLMPAIALAALSLIVALPTLSSMRLYAAGAERYANVTVHPGDTLWSIAAAHDAGGDIQQTIDTIDAVNHLHGAALQPGQKLRIPE; encoded by the coding sequence GTGGTAAGGCGCAAACGGTTCACGCTCATGCCGGCGATCGCGCTGGCGGCCCTCAGTCTAATCGTAGCGCTGCCGACGCTCTCGAGCATGCGGCTCTATGCCGCCGGCGCTGAGCGGTATGCCAACGTTACGGTGCACCCAGGCGACACGTTGTGGTCGATCGCCGCGGCGCACGATGCCGGAGGCGACATCCAGCAGACCATCGATACAATCGACGCGGTCAACCACTTGCATGGGGCTGCTCTGCAGCCAGGTCAGAAGCTGCGAATCCCCGAGTAG
- a CDS encoding YoaK family protein, giving the protein MFVLALAAGYVDAVSFFGAGVFTANMTGNTVLLAGSIAAHWWPRLPGTIGLVLPLLSILAFVAGAAITATAVGNRPSESTYRRPLLFCVAILLAASAIGWHVLPLWSIVIALSASMGVQSVVAVRLGMHGVSTTYVTGTLVSATMALCGRRVAARTRAGVADLAVWALYLFGAIAGAFGEAAFGTRSLWGAAVVVALSATFF; this is encoded by the coding sequence TTGTTCGTTCTGGCGTTGGCCGCCGGCTATGTCGACGCGGTCTCTTTTTTTGGTGCGGGCGTCTTCACCGCCAACATGACCGGCAATACGGTGCTCTTGGCCGGCTCGATTGCGGCGCATTGGTGGCCGCGTCTGCCGGGAACGATCGGTCTCGTATTGCCGCTACTGTCGATTCTCGCGTTCGTGGCGGGTGCGGCCATAACGGCCACGGCCGTCGGCAATCGTCCGTCCGAATCCACCTATCGCCGCCCGTTGCTCTTTTGCGTCGCGATTCTTCTGGCAGCGTCGGCGATCGGATGGCACGTTCTTCCGCTGTGGTCGATCGTCATCGCGCTGTCGGCATCGATGGGCGTGCAGAGCGTCGTCGCCGTTCGTCTCGGAATGCACGGCGTGTCGACCACGTACGTCACCGGCACGCTGGTTTCGGCAACGATGGCGTTGTGCGGGCGCCGCGTCGCTGCTCGCACTCGCGCGGGCGTTGCAGATCTAGCCGTTTGGGCGCTGTACCTGTTTGGCGCGATTGCCGGAGCGTTCGGAGAGGCAGCGTTCGGTACGCGCTCTCTCTGGGGCGCAGCAGTCGTCGTCGCGCTTTCCGCAACGTTCTTCTGA